In Fervidobacterium nodosum Rt17-B1, one genomic interval encodes:
- a CDS encoding transposase, whose translation MQSRKEYSPEFKLTVVKEYLNGDKSQAQICEKYSISPSIFFRWLKNYKESGYDDSVFNVSRGRPGSIISDYSKIPPFIFESAGVRRDDSTNPNDTIALKRKLEYYEKILLEKEVQLRIALDQIELLKKTNSKKENQQK comes from the coding sequence ATGCAGAGCAGGAAAGAGTATTCTCCAGAGTTCAAACTTACTGTCGTCAAGGAATATCTTAACGGTGATAAGTCACAAGCGCAGATTTGTGAGAAATATTCAATCTCTCCCAGCATATTCTTCAGATGGTTGAAGAATTACAAGGAATCAGGATACGATGATTCAGTATTCAATGTCAGCAGAGGAAGGCCGGGATCAATCATATCAGATTATTCAAAGATACCGCCATTCATCTTTGAATCGGCAGGTGTTCGGAGAGACGATTCAACCAATCCGAACGACACAATTGCCTTGAAACGGAAACTTGAATACTACGAGAAGATACTGCTCGAGAAGGAAGTACAATTGAGGATAGCATTAGACCAAATAGAGTTATTAAAAAAAACAAACAGCAAGAAAGAGAATCAACAAAAGTAA
- a CDS encoding IS110 family transposase: protein MEQKYVNPKVSRISQDTLIVGIDVAKRNHWVRMTDYRGIDLISPFKINNTIDGIKMLEEKIRIIKQKEGLNNVILGMEPSGHYWKVLAWQMKSNEQVNYLVGVNPYHVKKSKEFDDNSPSKNDKKDAGLIAKLIKDGRYFDMHLSNDVYSELKVLTTTREQLVSKRKNSKNIVIAIIDEYFPEYEKIYKNIFSEGSMKLLKTYPFPEEILRVGVEEIESVLKESTKGKDWKSRARKIYEAARESVGVRAGQKSAKMKLRMLLEEIELLTRQIQELEEEMKKMIEETEEGEYIESVPGIGTVMTATILGETGGLSRFKSWKQIRKLAGLNLYEESSGEHKGKTRITKRGRPLLRKIIYLMAKTVIRHNREIMEKYLKLRKREKNPLKETQALIAIGLKMIRIIFKLVKSKTRYEPERVYV, encoded by the coding sequence ATGGAACAAAAGTATGTTAATCCAAAAGTTTCAAGAATTTCTCAAGACACTCTAATTGTCGGTATTGATGTTGCTAAAAGAAATCATTGGGTTAGGATGACTGATTATCGTGGAATTGATTTGATTAGCCCTTTCAAGATTAATAATACCATAGATGGTATTAAAATGTTAGAGGAAAAAATAAGAATTATTAAGCAAAAGGAAGGGTTAAACAACGTAATCTTAGGCATGGAACCATCAGGGCATTATTGGAAGGTTTTAGCTTGGCAAATGAAATCTAACGAGCAAGTAAATTATCTTGTTGGAGTAAATCCATATCATGTGAAGAAAAGCAAAGAATTTGATGATAACTCACCTAGTAAAAATGACAAGAAAGATGCAGGATTAATAGCCAAATTAATCAAAGATGGAAGATATTTCGATATGCATTTATCAAATGATGTGTATAGTGAGTTAAAAGTATTAACCACGACAAGGGAACAATTAGTAAGTAAGAGAAAAAATTCAAAAAATATTGTAATAGCTATAATAGACGAATACTTTCCTGAGTATGAGAAGATATACAAAAACATATTTTCGGAAGGTTCGATGAAATTATTAAAGACCTATCCATTTCCGGAAGAGATATTAAGAGTTGGAGTAGAAGAAATAGAAAGTGTATTGAAAGAATCGACAAAGGGGAAAGACTGGAAAAGTAGGGCGCGGAAGATATACGAAGCAGCGAGAGAATCGGTAGGAGTAAGAGCAGGGCAAAAAAGTGCGAAAATGAAATTAAGGATGCTATTGGAAGAAATAGAGCTATTAACAAGACAAATTCAAGAGCTAGAAGAAGAGATGAAAAAAATGATAGAAGAAACAGAAGAAGGGGAATATATAGAAAGTGTGCCAGGGATAGGAACGGTAATGACAGCCACGATATTAGGAGAGACAGGAGGGTTAAGCAGGTTTAAAAGCTGGAAACAAATAAGGAAATTAGCTGGATTGAACCTGTACGAAGAAAGTTCTGGAGAACACAAAGGAAAAACGCGGATAACAAAAAGAGGGCGGCCGTTACTGAGGAAAATAATATACTTGATGGCAAAAACGGTGATAAGACATAACCGTGAAATAATGGAAAAATATTTAAAACTGAGGAAAAGAGAAAAAAATCCATTAAAAGAGACACAAGCATTGATAGCAATAGGATTGAAAATGATAAGGATAATATTCAAGTTAGTGAAAAGCAAGACAAGATATGAACCGGAGAGAGTATATGTATAG
- a CDS encoding nitroreductase family protein, whose amino-acid sequence MNDFGCQLSDGRNYALFDTGTAVGFLLAQATQMGLVAHPVAGYDPLKVKEILEIDGIVITIIAVGYWGNFEMLNEKHTQAEQSERNRQPLENILKFE is encoded by the coding sequence ATGAATGATTTTGGTTGCCAATTAAGCGATGGAAGAAATTACGCACTTTTTGATACAGGTACGGCTGTTGGATTTTTACTCGCTCAAGCGACGCAAATGGGTTTAGTTGCACACCCGGTAGCTGGATACGACCCGTTGAAAGTCAAGGAAATTTTAGAAATAGATGGTATAGTTATAACCATAATCGCAGTTGGATACTGGGGAAATTTTGAGATGCTTAACGAAAAACATACTCAAGCTGAACAAAGTGAAAGAAACAGACAGCCTTTAGAAAATATTTTAAAGTTTGAATAA
- a CDS encoding DUF4258 domain-containing protein → MIIHIELLDKDLLLTPHSFERMLERQINFEELKELLESKDSQVIFQKNGNIRITNGKLSAIVRWSGREFYLVTVYRD, encoded by the coding sequence TTGATTATACATATAGAATTACTAGACAAAGATTTGCTTTTAACACCACATTCGTTTGAAAGAATGTTAGAAAGGCAAATAAACTTTGAGGAGCTAAAAGAGCTTTTAGAGTCAAAAGATTCACAGGTAATCTTTCAAAAGAATGGAAACATAAGGATAACAAATGGAAAATTGTCAGCGATAGTCAGATGGTCCGGTCGAGAATTTTATCTTGTTACCGTCTATAGAGATTGA